The Terracoccus luteus genome includes a region encoding these proteins:
- a CDS encoding alpha/beta fold hydrolase: MTGPTSAARAERTADRRRGGLVALTSVVVLGALVALATGGPGSAGGQVDAGRPASGTTSGPTGAGSATSPATTDPTDPSAPWKTPPQQAAFVPSGGVAPEPAQLRAFYGQRLAWGDCPDDDYEYADPDDEGAGHDCATVRVPVDYDRPTGASLQVALHRAPASDPAARLGTLFVNPGGPGESGIDLAADAASYFGPDVLARWDVVGFDPRGIGRSGGFDCLTDADLDAQHAADPTPDSAAEVTAVAKAASDRLRGCLRRGGDLARNMGSEWVARDLDIMRSAVGDTRLGYLGISYGTFIGAEYAHLFPTRVGHVVLDSAAPFSGTGTIGDPLQSRVDAEAAGYAAVFDDALDELASSCVDYDSCSLGDTRERLEQRLVAFVDDLEKRPLPTEDEVLPRLTQGWAATAIERGLDDPESWSELVPALQEAVEQGDGVSLAEFATWMVERDDEGAYRSPSFERNALPVLCSDWPRSGWDALSPSSTVRESHPLWARVALGHGASCDGWTGKVRNQPYVGSSPSAPVLVIGNERDPVTPIEDTAYLAKLFDDSRYVDVDAEGHGAYANGTPCADRVVDDFLSRSLAPQDGYVCAAR; encoded by the coding sequence GTGACCGGGCCCACGTCGGCGGCCCGCGCCGAACGTACGGCCGACCGGCGCCGGGGCGGGCTCGTCGCCCTGACCTCCGTCGTCGTGCTCGGCGCCCTCGTCGCGCTCGCGACCGGTGGTCCCGGTAGTGCCGGTGGCCAGGTGGATGCCGGTCGGCCGGCTTCGGGGACGACGAGCGGGCCCACCGGGGCGGGATCGGCGACCAGCCCCGCGACCACGGACCCGACCGACCCGTCCGCGCCGTGGAAGACCCCGCCGCAGCAGGCCGCCTTCGTGCCGAGCGGCGGCGTCGCCCCCGAGCCGGCCCAGCTGCGCGCGTTCTACGGCCAGCGCCTCGCCTGGGGCGACTGCCCCGACGACGACTACGAGTACGCCGACCCCGACGACGAGGGGGCCGGCCACGACTGCGCGACGGTGCGGGTGCCGGTCGACTACGACCGGCCCACCGGCGCGAGCCTGCAGGTGGCCCTGCACCGGGCGCCCGCCTCCGACCCCGCCGCACGCCTCGGCACGCTCTTCGTCAACCCCGGCGGGCCGGGGGAGTCCGGCATCGACCTCGCCGCCGACGCCGCGTCGTACTTCGGCCCCGACGTGCTGGCCCGGTGGGACGTCGTCGGCTTCGACCCTCGCGGCATCGGGCGGTCGGGCGGCTTCGACTGCCTCACCGACGCCGACCTCGACGCGCAGCACGCCGCCGACCCGACGCCCGACTCCGCCGCCGAGGTCACGGCCGTCGCGAAGGCGGCCTCCGACCGGCTGCGGGGGTGCCTCCGGCGTGGGGGTGACCTCGCCCGCAACATGGGCAGCGAGTGGGTGGCGCGCGACCTCGACATCATGCGGTCGGCCGTCGGTGACACGCGCCTCGGCTACCTCGGCATCAGCTACGGCACGTTCATCGGTGCCGAGTACGCCCACCTCTTCCCGACCCGCGTGGGGCACGTCGTGCTCGACTCGGCCGCGCCCTTCTCGGGTACCGGCACCATCGGCGACCCGCTGCAGTCGCGCGTCGACGCCGAGGCCGCCGGCTACGCGGCGGTCTTCGACGACGCCCTCGACGAGCTGGCGTCCTCCTGCGTCGACTACGACAGCTGCTCCCTCGGTGACACCCGGGAGCGGCTGGAGCAGCGGCTGGTCGCCTTCGTCGACGACCTCGAGAAGCGCCCGTTGCCGACCGAGGACGAGGTCCTGCCGAGGCTGACCCAGGGCTGGGCGGCGACCGCCATCGAGCGCGGCCTCGACGACCCCGAGTCGTGGAGCGAGCTCGTCCCCGCCCTCCAGGAGGCGGTCGAGCAGGGTGACGGGGTCTCCCTCGCCGAGTTCGCGACCTGGATGGTCGAGCGCGACGACGAGGGCGCCTACCGCTCGCCCAGCTTCGAGCGCAACGCCCTGCCGGTGCTGTGCTCCGACTGGCCCAGGTCCGGCTGGGACGCCCTGTCGCCGAGCAGCACCGTGCGCGAGTCGCACCCGCTGTGGGCCCGGGTGGCGCTCGGCCACGGCGCGAGCTGCGACGGCTGGACCGGCAAGGTGCGCAACCAGCCGTACGTCGGCTCGAGCCCGTCCGCGCCCGTGCTCGTCATCGGCAACGAGCGCGACCCCGTCACCCCCATCGAGGACACCGCCTACCTCGCCAAGCTCTTCGACGACTCCCGCTACGTCGACGTCGACGCCGAGGGACACGGTGCCTACGCCAACGGCA
- a CDS encoding alpha/beta hydrolase: protein MLTGPPPTTPAGSARRPVVASLVVLGLVLVTALTVWGLSGRGATNPSTTAAAPAVTSGSTGAPGPAAPGAPGDHDAALDAFYTQSLSWSACDGQTSDLCGTAEVPVDYARPTGDRFGLALRKVPASDPAKRLGTLFINPGGPGGSGLEYAQYAQFVFSDEIRAHYDIVGFDPRGIGESDPVGCLTDADMDLLFADDPTPDTAAERAKLLADADAVTARCAASGGERALHMSTAEVARDLDVLRSLVGDARLNFFGVSYGTFLGATYADLFPATVGRFVLDSALSPNQTETQEMTYDIQGFESSIDAFIDWCVARSDCALGRDRAAARGELVDLLDRVERTGLKTAKPGLTTIGEGWASFAVFMCLYSDQSWPTLNEGLAQARTGQGDILLARAMSVVERSATGRYAPSTYLQAMIPVRCADWPRTPDTPALSAARATAQREHPLWARMTGLLYDTCRTWPAAGRTPKGATLATGAAPILVIGNLRDPATPIGGTKQLAADLDSGVLVTSDHDGHGTYLTGSSCVDGAVDAYLTAGTVPRDGLACR, encoded by the coding sequence GTGCTGACCGGCCCGCCGCCGACGACCCCCGCGGGGTCCGCCCGGCGCCCTGTCGTCGCCTCGCTCGTCGTCCTGGGCCTCGTACTCGTCACGGCGCTCACGGTGTGGGGGCTGTCCGGCCGCGGGGCGACCAACCCGTCGACGACGGCCGCGGCGCCCGCCGTGACGTCCGGCAGCACCGGTGCACCGGGTCCCGCCGCCCCGGGGGCGCCGGGCGACCACGACGCCGCCCTCGACGCCTTCTACACGCAGTCGCTCTCGTGGTCGGCCTGCGACGGGCAGACCAGCGACCTGTGCGGCACCGCCGAGGTACCGGTCGACTACGCCCGCCCCACCGGGGACCGGTTCGGGCTCGCGCTGCGCAAGGTGCCGGCATCCGACCCCGCGAAGCGGCTCGGCACGCTCTTCATCAACCCCGGCGGCCCGGGGGGCTCCGGGCTCGAGTACGCGCAGTACGCCCAGTTCGTCTTCAGCGACGAGATCCGCGCCCACTACGACATCGTCGGCTTCGACCCCCGTGGCATCGGCGAGTCCGACCCGGTCGGCTGCCTCACCGATGCCGACATGGACCTCCTCTTCGCCGACGACCCGACCCCTGACACCGCGGCCGAGAGGGCGAAGCTACTGGCCGACGCCGACGCGGTCACCGCCCGGTGCGCGGCCTCGGGGGGTGAGCGGGCACTGCACATGAGCACAGCCGAGGTGGCCCGCGACCTCGACGTGCTGCGCTCGCTCGTCGGCGACGCGCGGCTCAACTTCTTCGGGGTCAGCTACGGCACCTTCCTCGGCGCCACCTACGCCGACCTCTTCCCGGCCACGGTGGGTCGGTTCGTGCTCGACTCGGCCCTGTCGCCGAACCAGACCGAGACCCAGGAGATGACCTACGACATCCAGGGCTTCGAGTCGTCCATCGACGCCTTCATCGACTGGTGCGTCGCCCGGTCCGACTGCGCCCTCGGGCGCGACCGGGCGGCCGCGCGTGGCGAGCTCGTCGACCTGCTCGACCGCGTCGAGCGCACCGGGCTCAAGACGGCCAAGCCCGGCCTGACCACCATCGGCGAGGGCTGGGCGAGCTTCGCCGTCTTCATGTGTCTCTACTCCGACCAGAGCTGGCCGACCCTCAACGAGGGGCTGGCGCAGGCCCGCACCGGTCAGGGCGACATCCTGCTCGCCCGCGCCATGAGCGTCGTCGAGCGCAGCGCGACCGGGCGCTACGCGCCCTCGACCTACCTGCAGGCGATGATCCCCGTGCGCTGCGCCGACTGGCCCCGCACCCCCGACACCCCGGCGCTCTCCGCCGCGCGGGCCACGGCCCAGCGCGAGCACCCGTTGTGGGCGCGCATGACCGGCCTGCTCTACGACACCTGCCGCACGTGGCCCGCGGCCGGCCGGACGCCGAAGGGTGCCACCCTCGCCACCGGCGCCGCTCCCATCCTCGTCATCGGCAACCTCCGTGACCCGGCCACGCCCATCGGGGGCACGAAGCAGCTCGCCGCCGACCTCGACTCCGGGGTGCTGGTCACCTCCGACCACGACGGCCACGGCACGTACCTCACCGGCAGCTCGTGCGTCGACGGTGCCGTCGACGCCTACCTCACGGCCGGCACCGTGCCCCGCGACGGGCTGGCCTGCCGGTGA
- a CDS encoding alpha/beta hydrolase yields MRRRVLDPTPHGARRPVPGPRAPRGLRGLRGLRGLRAMAAVVALLLVGACTTGGPTPVAPTVSASATEAPAADLAGYYGQRLTWSGCSSFECAKLRVPVDYADPASGDIELALLRVRASDQGKRLGSLVVNPGGPGGSGVDYAAAADRIVGQSVRRYFDVVGFDPRGVGRSAPIDCLDDSQMDTFLSTDPTPDDAAEQQQLLGEAKRMANGCEQKNPTLLPHVSTVDAAKDMDVLRAALGDAQLNYLGKSYGTFLGSTYADLFPKRVGRFVLDGVVPPDLTSAEMGEGQARGFELATRAYVRSCIDDGDCLLGDTVDGGMQWIRDFLARVDRDPLPTGDTAVPELNEAWASLGLGQALYDEGSWGILTDALREASNGNGAGLMALADQYADRDPGGRYTGNLLEVIYAVNCLDRPDSPDLAAYEGYAEEFAKSAPTWGPMLAWGALPCGEWPVTGGTPPHEIHAEGSNTIVVVGTTRDPATIYEWSKRLRDQLADATLLTRDGDGHTAYMRGNSCIDDAIDAYYVQGTAPEDGTTC; encoded by the coding sequence ATGAGGCGCCGCGTGCTCGACCCGACCCCCCACGGCGCCCGGCGCCCGGTGCCGGGTCCGCGGGCGCCGCGGGGCCTGCGGGGCCTGCGGGGCCTGCGGGGCCTGCGGGCGATGGCCGCGGTCGTCGCGCTCCTGCTCGTCGGGGCCTGCACGACGGGCGGGCCCACCCCGGTGGCGCCCACCGTCAGCGCGTCCGCGACCGAAGCCCCGGCTGCCGACCTCGCGGGCTACTACGGGCAGCGGCTGACGTGGAGCGGGTGCTCGTCCTTCGAGTGCGCGAAGCTGCGGGTGCCGGTCGACTACGCCGACCCCGCGAGCGGTGACATCGAGCTCGCCCTGCTGCGGGTCAGGGCGTCCGACCAGGGCAAGCGGCTGGGCTCCCTCGTCGTCAACCCCGGCGGGCCGGGCGGCTCCGGCGTCGACTACGCCGCGGCGGCCGACCGCATCGTCGGCCAGTCGGTGCGCCGGTACTTCGACGTCGTCGGCTTCGACCCCCGGGGCGTGGGCCGGTCGGCCCCGATCGACTGCCTCGACGACAGCCAGATGGACACCTTCCTGAGCACCGACCCGACGCCCGACGACGCCGCCGAGCAGCAGCAGCTGCTCGGTGAGGCGAAGCGCATGGCGAACGGCTGCGAGCAGAAGAACCCGACGCTGCTGCCGCACGTCAGCACCGTCGACGCCGCCAAGGACATGGACGTGCTGCGGGCGGCCCTCGGCGACGCCCAGCTGAACTACCTCGGCAAGTCGTACGGCACCTTCCTCGGCTCGACGTACGCCGACCTCTTCCCGAAGCGGGTCGGCCGGTTCGTGCTCGACGGCGTCGTGCCGCCCGACCTCACCAGCGCCGAGATGGGCGAGGGGCAGGCCCGCGGCTTCGAGCTCGCCACCCGCGCCTACGTGCGGTCGTGCATCGACGACGGCGACTGCCTGCTCGGCGACACCGTCGACGGCGGCATGCAGTGGATCCGCGACTTCCTCGCCCGGGTCGACCGCGACCCGCTGCCCACCGGTGACACCGCCGTGCCCGAGCTCAACGAGGCGTGGGCCTCGCTCGGCCTCGGTCAGGCCCTCTACGACGAGGGCTCGTGGGGCATCCTCACCGACGCGCTGCGCGAGGCGTCGAACGGCAACGGCGCCGGCCTCATGGCCCTCGCCGACCAGTACGCCGACCGCGACCCCGGTGGCCGCTACACCGGCAACCTCCTCGAGGTCATCTACGCCGTCAACTGCCTCGACCGCCCCGACAGCCCCGACCTCGCGGCCTACGAGGGCTACGCCGAGGAGTTCGCCAAGAGCGCGCCGACGTGGGGCCCGATGCTCGCCTGGGGGGCCCTGCCGTGCGGCGAGTGGCCCGTCACGGGCGGCACCCCGCCGCACGAGATCCACGCGGAGGGCAGCAACACCATCGTCGTCGTCGGCACGACCCGCGACCCCGCGACGATCTACGAGTGGAGCAAGCGCCTGCGCGACCAGCTGGCCGACGCGACGCTGCTGACCCGCGACGGTGACGGCCACACCGCCTACATGCGCGGCAACTCGTGCATCGACGACGCCATCGACGCCTACTACGTGCAGGGCACCGCTCCCGAGGACGGCACGACGTGCTGA
- a CDS encoding DNA polymerase III subunit delta': protein MSVWDDLVGQEPTVETLSRAATDEASMTHAWLFTGPPGSGRSTAARAFAAALQCPRGGCGECRECRTALDGTHADVEVVATEGLSIKVSQMRDLVQEAALRPSVGRWRVIIIEDADRLTAYSDAPANALLKALEEPTPRTVWMLCAPSLEDVIITLRSRSRHVRLRTPPVHAVADLLQRRDGVDPAMALYAARAAQSHIGLARRLARDEGARIRRRDVVSLATRIVGVGDAIGAAADLAQIADEESSASGAERDAAERAHLLEVLGADPAARTQPPHIRSQLTALEKEQKTRATRFGRDVVDRALVDLASVYRDALVLALGSTVELVNQDAIDRVRALARVFTAEALLGCLDAIAEARDRINANVPPLLALEAMALQLRVPRDLGA, encoded by the coding sequence GTGAGCGTCTGGGACGACCTCGTCGGGCAGGAGCCCACCGTCGAGACGCTGTCCCGGGCGGCCACCGACGAGGCATCGATGACCCACGCCTGGCTCTTCACCGGCCCTCCCGGCTCGGGCCGCTCGACCGCCGCCCGGGCGTTCGCGGCGGCGCTGCAGTGCCCCCGGGGCGGCTGCGGGGAGTGCCGCGAGTGCCGCACCGCCCTCGACGGCACCCACGCCGACGTCGAGGTCGTGGCGACCGAGGGCCTGTCGATCAAGGTGTCGCAGATGCGCGACCTCGTGCAGGAGGCGGCGCTGCGCCCGTCCGTGGGCCGGTGGCGCGTCATCATCATCGAGGACGCCGACCGCCTCACCGCCTACAGCGACGCCCCGGCCAACGCCCTGCTCAAGGCGCTCGAGGAGCCGACGCCGCGCACGGTCTGGATGCTCTGCGCGCCGAGCCTCGAGGACGTCATCATCACGCTGCGCTCGCGGTCGCGGCACGTGCGGCTGCGCACGCCCCCGGTGCACGCGGTCGCCGACCTGCTGCAGCGCCGAGACGGGGTCGACCCGGCGATGGCCCTCTACGCCGCCCGCGCGGCCCAGTCTCACATCGGGCTGGCCCGGCGGCTGGCCCGCGACGAGGGCGCCCGCATCCGCCGCCGCGACGTCGTCTCGCTCGCCACCCGCATCGTCGGGGTGGGCGACGCGATCGGTGCCGCTGCCGACCTCGCGCAGATCGCCGACGAGGAGTCGAGCGCGAGCGGGGCCGAGCGTGACGCCGCCGAGCGGGCCCACCTGCTCGAGGTGCTCGGCGCCGACCCGGCCGCCCGCACGCAGCCGCCGCACATCCGCTCGCAGCTGACCGCGCTCGAGAAGGAGCAGAAGACCCGGGCCACCCGGTTCGGGCGCGACGTCGTCGACCGCGCGCTCGTCGACCTCGCGTCGGTGTACCGCGACGCCCTCGTGCTCGCCCTCGGGTCGACCGTCGAGCTCGTCAACCAGGACGCCATCGACCGGGTGCGGGCCCTGGCCCGGGTGTTCACCGCCGAGGCGCTGCTGGGCTGCCTCGACGCCATCGCCGAGGCGCGCGACCGCATCAACGCCAACGTCCCCCCGCTGCTCGCCCTCGAAGCGATGGCGCTGCAGCTGCGGGTGCCCCGCGACCTCGGGGCCTGA
- the tmk gene encoding dTMP kinase, with the protein MTDSEPAPPSTGPFPVEGTDAGSPVTTSPGLFVCFEGGDGAGKSTQVRLLADALTARGHEVVVTRQPGGTELGARIRDLVLHGDHVAPRAEALLFAADKAHHVDELIRPALRAGRVVVTDRYTDSSIAYQGAGRDLGAGEIRALQHWAVGGLLPDLTIVLDVPASVGRARRGAEHDRLESEADAFHEAVRRGFLALAAQDAGRYLVVDATSPVRDLHEQVLARVDAALAARPAPTRAEAP; encoded by the coding sequence GTGACCGACAGCGAGCCCGCACCCCCGTCGACCGGGCCGTTCCCGGTCGAGGGCACGGATGCCGGGTCGCCCGTCACCACGTCGCCCGGCCTCTTCGTGTGCTTCGAGGGCGGCGACGGCGCGGGCAAGTCGACGCAGGTGCGGCTGCTGGCCGACGCCCTCACCGCCCGCGGCCACGAGGTCGTCGTCACCCGCCAGCCCGGCGGCACCGAGCTCGGCGCCCGCATCCGTGACCTCGTGCTGCACGGCGACCACGTCGCACCCCGGGCCGAGGCGCTGCTCTTCGCCGCCGACAAGGCCCACCACGTCGACGAGCTGATCCGCCCCGCCCTGCGGGCCGGTCGCGTCGTCGTCACCGACCGCTACACCGACAGCTCGATCGCCTACCAGGGGGCCGGCCGCGACCTCGGCGCGGGCGAGATCCGGGCCCTGCAGCACTGGGCCGTCGGCGGCCTGCTGCCCGACCTCACCATCGTGCTCGACGTGCCCGCCTCCGTCGGCCGCGCCCGGCGCGGCGCCGAGCACGACCGCCTCGAGTCCGAGGCCGACGCCTTCCACGAGGCCGTCCGCCGGGGCTTCCTCGCCCTCGCCGCGCAGGATGCCGGTCGGTACCTCGTCGTCGACGCCACGTCACCGGTACGCGACCTGCACGAGCAGGTGCTCGCCCGCGTCGACGCGGCGCTGGCCGCCCGACCCGCACCGACCCGGGCGGAGGCGCCGTGA